In the Candidatus Omnitrophota bacterium genome, GGTCGCTCTTCGGCATGTCGAGCCCTATCTTCGACATCGCTTCCTTAAAGAGCTTCCTGTCTTCGGCCTTTTTTATCGCCCCGGCCTTAGCGCCGATCATCTCCACCCCGAACTTCTCCAAGACACCGGTCTCGTGCAGCTGTATGGCGCAGTTCAGGCCGGTCTGCCCGCCCAGCGTAGGCAATAAGGCATCGGGCCTCTCTTTCTCTATTATCTTCGCTATCATCTCCGGGGTTATCGGTTCGATATAAGTGACATCCGCGGTCTCCGGGTCGGTCATGATCGTGGCCGGGTTGGAGTTGACGAGTATGATCTTGAACCCTTCTTCGCGGAGCGCTTTGCACGCCTGGGTCCCGGAATAATCGAATTCGCAGGCCTGGCCTATCACTATCGGGCCTGAGCCTATTATCAATATCTTATTTATGTCTGTCCTCTTAGGCATCTTTCCTTTCGCTCATCATGGCTGCGAATTTATCGAATAAATATTCGGCGTCATGCGGGCCCGGGCACGCTTCGGGATGATACTGGACGGAAAATACCGGCAGCTTCCTGTGCTCCATGCCTTCTGCCGTCTTATCGTAGAGATTTATATGCGTCAGGACCATATCTTTATCCGGGATGGAATCCATGTCGACCGCGAACCCGTGGTTCTGCGACGTGATGTCGACCTTTCTCGTCCTCAGGTCCATGACCGGATGATTGCCTCCGTGGTGTCCGAACTTAAGCTTATACGTCTTGCCGCCGAACGCGAGGCCCAGTATCTGGTGGCCGAGGCATATGCCGAATATCGGGAGTTTGCCGATCAGCTTTCTTACGGCTTCGATATGATACGGCACTCCCTCGGGATCACCCGGGCCGTTCGAGAGGAACAACCCGTCCGGCTTCAGCGCGAGCACATCCTCGGCCGTGGCCGAGGCCGGCAGGACCTTGATTTTGCAGCCTATCCTGCTCAAATTCCTGTATATGTTCAATTTCGTCCCGCAATCTATCGCGACGACGGTGAACCGCGTCTTCGCGGCGCCTTCATCCTCCAAATCGAAGGGTTTCTTGCACGTGACTTCCTTGACGAGATCTCTCCCTAACAGGCCCGGAGAGGCTTTGACTTTATCGAGCAGCTTCTTCTCGTCCGGCTCCACGGTCGATATGGCGCATTTCATCGCGCCCTTGGTCCTTAATCTCCTCGTGATAGCCCTGGTGTCGACGCCCTGTATGCCGGTTATCTTATATTTTTTCATATAATCATCCAGCGTCGTTTTCTTCCGGTAATTCGAGGCGATGCCGCTCAGTTCCTTCACCACGAACCCTTCGGCCCACGGCTTGCAGGATTCGGCATCTTCGTCGTTTACGCCGTAGTTGCCTATCAGAGGATAGGTCATCGTCACTATCTGACCCTTATAGGAAGGGTCGGTCAGTATCTCTTGATAGCCGGTCATTGAGGTATTAAACACCAGCTCGCCGAACGACTCGCCCTCTGCGCCGAACGACTCGCCTTTATATGTGCTTCCGTCTTCCAATACAAGGTACGCTTTCATTCTCCGCTTTCTTTTAGTTCCTCAAAATAAAGTAAGCTGCTTCTCTCCTGTTTCTTCTTTGTCGAATATCTTTATCTTCCCGTACTCCCCGTCGTAGCCTGCGAGGATTTCCACTTTCCCGCCCCTGACCCTTATCACACCTTCCGCTATCTTCTCCGGCAGCTGCGCCCTCAGGTCGCTTTCGCCCATCTTAAGCAGGATGTTGAATTCACTGCCGCATTTATTCACAAGTGACATATATTCGCGTTCGACCGCCACTGATTGTTCCCCTACTCCTCGCGCGTCGGATATTATCTGCGCAAGCGGTATCATGCTCTTGAACGGGATGGCGCCTTCCGGCACGAATCCCTCCGGCCTGTCAGCGAGCTCTTCGACGCGGTGCATCACTCCGACGGTTATCTTCTTGCCGCAGACCGGACAGAGGTTCCGATTCTTTATCGCCTCTTTCGGGGAGACCCTGGAATCGCAGTTCCGGTGCCCGTCATAATGGTACTTTCCTTCCTGCGGATAGAATTCCACGGTATATAAAAATTTCTTTTTGTCTTTGGCCTTTAGCGCTCCGATTATCTCCCTGTAATCGAGCCCGCAATCGAAGACGTTCGCTTCCCTGCCTATCTTTTGGGGCGAATGTGAATCAGAATTTGAGATCAGCGAATACCTGTCGAGGCTGCTCAGGCGCCAGTTCATCGCCGGGTCCGACGACAGGCCGGTCTCGAGGCAATATATGTTATTCGCCTCATCTTTAAAGCATTCCTCGACGCTGTTGAAACCGGAATTCGACCCGAATATCGAGAAGTGCGGGGTCCACGCGTGAGCCGGCACGATGAAGCAATCCGGCGACACGTCCAGGCACGCCCTGACGAGGTCCCTCGCGCTCATGTTCAGTATCGGGCGCCCGTCTGAGAAGAGGTCCCCGTATTCCCCCAGTTTTGCGTTCAATCTTTCCGCCGTCCCCATATCTGGGACGAAGATCACGTTATGTATCCTTTTCGATTTCCCCTCGACGTAGAAATTATTGAATACCTCTACCGTCAGTATGAAATTCACGCCGCCGTGTTCGTAGAGCCCGCCCCCCGCTTCTTTCAGTTCGCTCTTCAGTTCGGATAACCAGAGCGGGTGGGTGAAATCTCCCGTGCCGAGGAGGGATATCCCCTTGATCTTCGCCCAGCGGGAGAGCTCTTTGACGTTCATCGATCCCGATGTCGCGCGGCTGTATCTCGAATGGATATGGAAATCAGCTGCAAATTCCATTAAAAAATAGGCTCTAGCTCCTCCGTCCCTTTGTCTACGGCCTTACCGATAAGCGACCTTTGGTAATTGACATAGCCGAGGTTCTCTTTCGCCTTTTTCCCGTAGTAACTGTCCGGGTATTTCTTTACCAGGAGGTCGTAATAATATTGGGCATTGTCCCAATCCTTGAGCTGGTACGCGATGTCGCCGGCGTGGAGCCAATCGCTCGCTTCCAGCTTTTCTTTTCCTTTCAAATACGGCTCCGGGGTGGCGCACCCCGCGACGAAGACCAGGGTCATCGCAAAAGCGAAGACTATCATAATTCCGCGGCCCATAATACCCTCCTTTTTAATCGAATTTCCCGTTTTCGTATTTTATCTTTCCGCCGACTATAGTAACGAGAACCGTCCCGCCCATCTTCCTGCCTGCCAGCGGCGTGTTCTTCGATTTAGATTCTATGTGTTTCTCCTCGACGATCCATTCCGCGGCAGGGTCGAAGACCGTGACGTCAGCGTCGCTTCCAACGGCGAGCGAACCTTTCCCCTTGAGGCCTAATATCGCCGAGGGATTTGCCGACATCTTGCTTACGAGGCCGCTCCAGTCGAGGGTTTTGTTTTTCACCAATTCCGTATTAGCGAGCGATAAGGCGAATTCCAGGCCTATCATCCCGTTCGCGGCAAAATCGAATTCAACGTCTTTTTCTTCGACGGAATGCGGCGCGTGGTCGGTAGCGATCGCATCTATCGTCCCATCGGATAACCCTTTCTTGATCGCCGCCAGGTCTTCCTTCGTCCTCAACGGAGGATTAACCTTCGCCTTCGTATTAAAACCCAGCACCGCCTCTTCGGTAAGCGTGAAGTAGTGCGGGCAGGTCTCGCATGTCACTTTTATCCCTCTTTTTTTCGCTTCCCTTACCGCCTCGACGCTCTCTTTTGCGGATACGTGGGCGATGTGCAGCTTCGCGCCGGTAAGCCCGGCCAGCTCTATATCCCTCATCACCATGACTACTTCCGACGCGCGCGGTATCCCTTTCAGCCCGAGTTTCGTCGAGATGAATCCCTCGTTCATTACGCCGTTTTTCGACAGGTTCGCGTCTTCGCAGTGCGATATCACCGGCAGGCCGAACATCTTCGCGTATTCGAGCGCCCGCCTCAATATCTCAGCGTTCATCACCGGATTTCCGTCGTCTGACAGGGCCTTCGCCCCGGCCTCGGCTATCTGGCCTATCTCGGTAAGTTCTTTGCCTTCGAGGCCTTTCGTCACCGCGNNNNNNNNNNGCTGCGGGATAGATGTTAATGAGCCCCGTCTTCGAGGCCTCGGAGAGGATATATTCCACGACGCCCTTATTGTCTATGACGGGGTTTGTGTTCGCCATACACAGGACCGAAGTAAATCCTCCCTTGAGCGCAGCCCTTGAGCCGGTGACAAACGTCTCCTCGTCTTCCCTGCCCGGCTGCCTCAGGTGGACATGCATATCTATAAGCCCGGGGAATACCAGTTTCCCTTTGCAATCAATGGACTTGGCGCCGTTCGACTTGATATTCTTCCCTACCTGCGCTATCTTATTGCCCTTTATAAGGACGTCGACTTCCGAGTTGAGATCGTTCGCCGGATCGACCACATGTCCGCCCTTCAGGATGATATCCATGTCATTCGATCCTCTCTTTTACGCCTGACACCAGGTACAGGACCGCCATCCTCACCGCGATGCCGTTCGTCACCTGCTCGAGGATCACGGAATAGGGCCCGTCAGCCACCTCAGGGGTGATCTCGACGCCGCGGTTGATAGGCCCGGGGTGCATTATAAGGACGTCTTTCTTCGCGTATCTCAACTTCTCAGCGTCAAGCCCGAACTTCATGGCGTATTCCCTTATGGACGGGAAAAGGCTCTGCCCCTGGCGCTCGAGTTGTATCCGCAGCATATTTATGACATCCGCGCCCTCGATCGCTTCTTTAATATCATATGTCACTTTCACGCCGAGCTTTTCTATCTCCGGCGGCATAAGCGTCGCCGGCCCGCAGACCGTGACCTTCGCGCCGAGTTTGGTCAGTCCCCAGATATTCGACCGCGCCACCCTCGAGTGGGCGATGTCTCCTATTATCGATACGTTCAGCCCGGCGACTTTCTTCTTGTGTTCCTTTATCGTGAATATATCGAGCAGGCCCTGGGTCGGATGCTCGTGCGAGCCGTCGCCCGCGTTTATTATCGACGGCGAGACCGACTCTGCCAGGAGTTGCGGCGCCCCGGAGGCCGAATGCCGCATTATTATGATATTTACCTTCATCGCCTCTATGTTCCTGGCCGTATCCTTTAATGTCTCCCCTTTGGTCAGGCTCGAGGCGCTCGTCTGGATATTGACTATATCGGCGCTCATGCGTTTCGCGGCGAGCTCAAATGAGGTGCGCGTCCTGGTCGACGGCTCGAAGAAGAAGAGGACTACGGTCTGGCCGCGGAGCGTCGGGACTTTCTTTATCGGCCTCTGCGATATCTCCTTGAACGAGTCGGCGGTCTCGAGTATGAGCCCTATCTCATCCGCCGAGAGGCTCTCAAGGCCCAGAAGGTCTTTTTTCGTCCACTTGACGGCCATATCTATTCCTCCATTTCGGCGACCACTACACCGTCTTCGCCGTCTGCTTCTTTTATCTTGACCTGTACCGTCTCTTTCTGCGATGTAGGTATGTTCTTCCCCGCGTAATCAGCCCTTATCGGCAGCTCGCGATGGCCCCTGTCTACCAGCACGGCCAGCTGTATGCTCTTCGGCCTGCCGAAATCTATCAGGGCGTCGAGCGCGCATCTTATCGTCCTGCCGGTATAGAGGACGTCATCCACCAGGATTATGACCTTATCATGTATATCGAAATCTATCTCGGTCTTATGGACAACAGGCTGTTCCGCGACGTCGGTAAGATCATCCCTGTAAAGGGTTATGTCCAGGGCACCTACCGGGATCTCCCGGTTGACTATGGCTCCCATCTTCCGGGCAAGCCGGTCGGCAAGCAAGGCGCCCCTTGTCCTTATCCCCACTATCGCGAGCCCTTCGACAGATTTGTTATTCTCGGTTATCTCATGGGCGATACGCACCAGGGCGTTCTCGATCTGTCCGGCATCCATCACTTTTGCCTTCTCGCGAAGTTTCATAACCCCCTCCGGGCGACAAAGTGCCAGTCTTTACGAATTTTGGCAACGAAGTGCCAGTCTTCGCAAATTTTGGCAATAAAAAGGCCTGTTCCCGGCTCTTTGCCGAAAACAGGCATAATATGCTTTTTCGTATAATTACAGCTCATCTTCCTCTCCTTTTCCGGCCTCACTGGGCCAGATTAAAAGGTTACTAAACGTAAAATATAGCATGCGGCTGCCTTATTGTCAAGGGCTAATTTCAGGAGGATACCTACGGAGAATACCCGAGCGAATCGGTCGGTATCGAATTG is a window encoding:
- the carA gene encoding glutamine-hydrolyzing carbamoyl-phosphate synthase small subunit, which translates into the protein MKAYLVLEDGSTYKGESFGAEGESFGELVFNTSMTGYQEILTDPSYKGQIVTMTYPLIGNYGVNDEDAESCKPWAEGFVVKELSGIASNYRKKTTLDDYMKKYKITGIQGVDTRAITRRLRTKGAMKCAISTVEPDEKKLLDKVKASPGLLGRDLVKEVTCKKPFDLEDEGAAKTRFTVVAIDCGTKLNIYRNLSRIGCKIKVLPASATAEDVLALKPDGLFLSNGPGDPEGVPYHIEAVRKLIGKLPIFGICLGHQILGLAFGGKTYKLKFGHHGGNHPVMDLRTRKVDITSQNHGFAVDMDSIPDKDMVLTHINLYDKTAEGMEHRKLPVFSVQYHPEACPGPHDAEYLFDKFAAMMSERKDA
- a CDS encoding endonuclease Q family protein, with protein sequence MEFAADFHIHSRYSRATSGSMNVKELSRWAKIKGISLLGTGDFTHPLWLSELKSELKEAGGGLYEHGGVNFILTVEVFNNFYVEGKSKRIHNVIFVPDMGTAERLNAKLGEYGDLFSDGRPILNMSARDLVRACLDVSPDCFIVPAHAWTPHFSIFGSNSGFNSVEECFKDEANNIYCLETGLSSDPAMNWRLSSLDRYSLISNSDSHSPQKIGREANVFDCGLDYREIIGALKAKDKKKFLYTVEFYPQEGKYHYDGHRNCDSRVSPKEAIKNRNLCPVCGKKITVGVMHRVEELADRPEGFVPEGAIPFKSMIPLAQIISDARGVGEQSVAVEREYMSLVNKCGSEFNILLKMGESDLRAQLPEKIAEGVIRVRGGKVEILAGYDGEYGKIKIFDKEETGEKQLTLF
- a CDS encoding tetratricopeptide repeat protein; the protein is MGRGIMIVFAFAMTLVFVAGCATPEPYLKGKEKLEASDWLHAGDIAYQLKDWDNAQYYYDLLVKKYPDSYYGKKAKENLGYVNYQRSLIGKAVDKGTEELEPIF
- a CDS encoding dihydroorotase translates to AVTKGLEGKELTEIGQIAEAGAKALSDDGNPVMNAEILRRALEYAKMFGLPVISHCEDANLSKNGVMNEGFISTKLGLKGIPRASEVVMVMRDIELAGLTGAKLHIAHVSAKESVEAVREAKKRGIKVTCETCPHYFTLTEEAVLGFNTKAKVNPPLRTKEDLAAIKKGLSDGTIDAIATDHAPHSVEEKDVEFDFAANGMIGLEFALSLANTELVKNKTLDWSGLVSKMSANPSAILGLKGKGSLAVGSDADVTVFDPAAEWIVEEKHIESKSKNTPLAGRKMGGTVLVTIVGGKIKYENGKFD
- a CDS encoding amidohydrolase family protein — encoded protein: MDIILKGGHVVDPANDLNSEVDVLIKGNKIAQVGKNIKSNGAKSIDCKGKLVFPGLIDMHVHLRQPGREDEETFVTGSRAALKGGFTSVLCMANTNPVIDNKGVVEYILSEASKTGLINIYPAA
- a CDS encoding aspartate carbamoyltransferase catalytic subunit, with product MAVKWTKKDLLGLESLSADEIGLILETADSFKEISQRPIKKVPTLRGQTVVLFFFEPSTRTRTSFELAAKRMSADIVNIQTSASSLTKGETLKDTARNIEAMKVNIIIMRHSASGAPQLLAESVSPSIINAGDGSHEHPTQGLLDIFTIKEHKKKVAGLNVSIIGDIAHSRVARSNIWGLTKLGAKVTVCGPATLMPPEIEKLGVKVTYDIKEAIEGADVINMLRIQLERQGQSLFPSIREYAMKFGLDAEKLRYAKKDVLIMHPGPINRGVEITPEVADGPYSVILEQVTNGIAVRMAVLYLVSGVKERIE
- the pyrR gene encoding bifunctional pyr operon transcriptional regulator/uracil phosphoribosyltransferase PyrR produces the protein MKLREKAKVMDAGQIENALVRIAHEITENNKSVEGLAIVGIRTRGALLADRLARKMGAIVNREIPVGALDITLYRDDLTDVAEQPVVHKTEIDFDIHDKVIILVDDVLYTGRTIRCALDALIDFGRPKSIQLAVLVDRGHRELPIRADYAGKNIPTSQKETVQVKIKEADGEDGVVVAEMEE